Part of the Ictalurus punctatus breed USDA103 chromosome 9, Coco_2.0, whole genome shotgun sequence genome is shown below.
cttagacttagaacttaagtccaaatgtaacgcttaagattgctcacagttccacttttagggtcaatttataatggaaAGGGTTAGAGTCTTAAATTGATTAGGAtgtacctaggtaagtatagtgtgcaaaCAAAAGATTTCAGGTTTGAGATTTCTCTTTTTTATGGAGGTGAGAAAGtgccatttttaaaagaatttcCCTCACTTTTGGGTTAAATATCTCTGGTGGAGTTTGAGATTGGAAGTAAACTCTACAGGACAGTGGACCTtgagggccagatttgaaggAACGCCTAATCTATCATGTTGATACAGATGTACAGTTGGTATGTATGAATagattttatgcaaatatggaagtacagtgttcagtttGGTGTTTTAGAAttgaacagtgtcataaacagaggTGTGATGTTGTTTCTcttgtgataaaagcagtaggTGACTTCAACCCAAAAGTTAGGAGAATTTTACAAAAATGCACTTTCTCGCCctcataaaaaaataagagaagtcttaaacctgaaatgttctgcatgcacactatacatACCTAGGTACCCCgcaaaaaaattaagactgagacgcgaacccttcccattattgcatttacatttacatttattcatttagcagatacttttatccaaagcgacttacaaatgagaaaatacaagcaaagcgatatcaagcagagaacaatacaagtagtgctacaatacaagatccgttaattgagttctagagaagcaaagtgtgaagagtagaggtgtaagtgccagagtaagtttttttatgggttggttaggtgttcacagaagaggagagtctttagatgttttttgaagatggtgagagattctgcggtccggattgaggttggaagttcattacACCCCTGAGGAATAGTTAGTTTGAAgtttcttgaaagggacctggAGCCACcatgagtaggtactactaagtgCCGGTCATTGATTGATcacagattgcatgagggaatgtaagccttaaggttttgtagtgagcatcaaggccttgaatttgatgcgggcagctacaggaagccggtggagggagatgaagaggggtctAACAGGGTGTGACATTATAAACCGACCCTAACAGTGGAACTGTGatcaatcttgagcattacaatTCAACTTAGGTTCTAAGTCTGAGGAACATGAAtgtcaaaatatttatatatgttgctacatgtaccttgtaatgtgctctagagataaGTTTTTCTTCCATGGAGCTAGGCCCATCCTGAGCCAAGATATTGAGGTAAACacctgtataaccaaaatttgttgtgtgccatgacacaaagatggccatcgtagttaaaccaagtaaaatgaaaaaagaaaactcaatacatagaggtaatcactcaaaaaaaactAAGACaattaaaaacagtcaagcaaccTGCATTAGACCACTTGAGATAGAATGACCCATTTGCTTTTTGCCTCATTGTGTCCTTTAAGTTGAGCAGTGGGGAAGTATGTCTGCACTTTTGTCACtgtgtttttttaacaatacattaaacatgttcttcttttttctttttttttctttttttttttttacagaaataccccatctctctctctctctctctctctctctctctctctctctctctctctctctctctccctatctctcactctcgcttGCTCTCTTATTTCATGACTATCTGTCACTCAACCTCAGTGGAGGTCATTTGTAATTGATCCTCTATGTTAAGTAAAACTCTGAGCCAGGTTGTCTCTACGCCACATCTGTAACCTACACAGAACAGTAATGTTAGCTAAAAAACCCAGACTGTTTGTCAGAGACATTGATAGCAGTGTATCAATGCAGGCTCCATTAGAATGCTATACCAGGTTAGTTAGCTAGGTTATCAGCTATGTTGCTAAATTTCTTGCTCTGGAATCAGGTGTGGGACTGCTTgtgtgaggaaaaaattatgacaGCTTTTCTCTGCCATTATTCATTTGCTCTGTATGTTCATGTGTTTGGACAGAGTGGTTTTAGACAGCTGTTTTGATGGAGGGTGTGGCAATGCTAATTATGGAAATAATTCCCAAGagaagttttttttatgtaaaatgtaattttctcTCAAAAACAAGTGTGGTGGTAAAATTAGTTATCACCACTGTCTGCCTCGACAAACATAAAGGGAGGATGCTGAGGGAGGCAAATAAACTGACAGTTTGAAATTGCAATACTACCACTGTCCACTAGGGGCCGCGACACGGCTTTAAAATCACCTACAGAGAGCATGTCTGATTATTGAACATGTCTGAGCAGCCGCATTATTACACGGACGAAGACATCctagaaacacacaaacaaataaacaaacaaaatgtatcaaaactaataaataaataattttatgaataatgaaacaaacatggaaataaatgaatgaaaattaacattaaataaacgagtacatacatgcaaaaaaatatgAACGGAATACTGAAGCTTTCTgacgaaaaaacaaaacaaaataaaaacaaaattaataaaGCAGTAACCAAATAAAATAGTGCATTATTttgatgcatatatatatatatatatatatatatatatatatatatatatatatatatatatatatatatatatattaatatatagtaatattactattactattactattactctGAGCAAGCGATCAGTAACGGGAACCGTCATAGCAACCGCGGTGCTCACACGGAGCTTTTTGAATGTAGCGCGTAATTCCGGTTCCAGTAATTTCTACGGGCAACAAAATCGGAGGTTCTCGTGAAGAGTGTTCCAGAAGTCGCTTGCCGACCAGACTGTTTCACACGTCTGTCTGCAAATATAATCCGTCCTGTACTTTTGAGGAAACATGGCTAAATGGGGAGAAGGGGACCCTCGGTGGATTGTGGAAGAAAGAGCGGATGCTACAAATGTTAACAATTGGCACTGGTAAGATATAAAAAAGGACGCTGAGCCGGCGTGCGGCTGGTGATGGCCATCTTTGCTAACCATGGAAGCCTTTAACATCACCGGCGCTTACGGAATCAGCTACcgttacatatatatacacacatatctatcTTTAAACAATCTGCCAGTTATATAGTGAGGTTACGTTCAGATACCGAATAGCAAACGGACAATGATATATTTGTGATAGACGTGGAGGTTGTCGGCAGTTTTGAAATGTAGCATTGTTTTACAGGCGCTGTTAGCTAGTCGGCTACATTAATCACGGCATGGACACTCCGTAGCCTCTGATCGTGTTGATCGCTTCCTTCTGGACCACAGTCGAGATGGCTCCAATATAATCCACACCGGTGCGAAGGGTTTTGGTAACGGGACACTCTCTGACATTAATAATGAGATGTTGCCTATGTAGACAGCAGGTACATTGCTCTGGACTGATGCTTTCCAGGCTGTTCTAGGTGTTTCTTTCCTTGTTTTCTCCACATGAGTGAATAGTCTAGAAACATCGGCGCTGTTGCAGCAGAAACGCCTAGAACATATTTACTAAATATACCAATAAACAACGACTCCATGAATTATAGTAAGAAGCGTCTTTTGGCTGGGTATAAATCACGGTTGAGTATCCACAGGCCTACCAGAAGagagtaaatttaaaaaagagagtatttaattacaaatacaatttaaattaagTTCATTCATTCGTCCTCTGCAGCTGGACAGGGTCttagtggatctggagcctgtcTCATGaatactgggtgtgaggcaggaatacaccctttGACAGTTGAAGggccccccacacacacattcacacacatcaaCTTACATGCATGTTTTGGGGAGGTTCGAGGAAAACGTGCACAGGCTCTACACAAACAGGAACCCGAGTTAaggatcgaaccagggatcGAGGTGCTGTGAGGTAGCAACACTTCCCCATGCACTACCATGCAGAAAGAATGACTAGAAAGACCCATAATCcctgtagttgtttttttttttttttttctcaattgcCATTAAGTTGTCTTCCAAGAGGCATTTAGGCATTTGTGCCGTGATTTGGTTAACGAATGCAAATATAGTATTGCACTTTGTCATTTCCTGAAAGTTAGACAAGTGTTCTTCCTGCTTAAAGTGCTGAAGTAAAACTTGCTATGTCCTTGTATCTGCGATTTGGATTTGTAAACCCAAGCCATTGCTTTCTTGGTCAGGACGGAGCGGGATGCCACAAACTGGTCATCTGAGAAGTTGAAAGATCTTCTGGTGGGCTTGCAAGTAGAAAACGACGACGGCAAGTGTGAAATCACAGAGCTGAGCAAGGTGGAAGGAGAGGCTTCTATCAACAACCGCAAAGGGAAGCTCATCTTCTTCTACGAGTGGAACTTAAAGGCCAAGTGGAAAGGTGAAAATAAGATCATCATAAAGCACACACCATGTAATCACAGGTGGAGGCTGGCAGCCATGTGCGTGTTGCTGCATAAGCACTGTTATGGCTGtcagaataaatgaatactTTTACCTTATTGTAGCTTATTTTTATCATCTGTGATTTTCGAAATCAGAATATGAATAAGGAacaaagtgtgtgagtgaattgACTCACTCTTTTTCTGTGGCTGAACCTTAACTGGTCAAATAGTACACAGTACAGGTTCTGTAACGTGTTACATCCTATGTAGTGAGTGCATTAAGGGAACAGGAAGATATCTTGGATTCGTGTTGGAGCTAAACTTAAGGGTTCTGCATGATGACCAGCTGAAGATAGAGGATGTTAGTAGGTCTAAGAAATGTTAAAATATCAACAACAGGAAAACTGCAcaatgtgtgaatttgtgtagGTTTTGATTGATTTAAAGCAATGATTGTGGGGTTTTGTGTATCATTGGTCTCTAACCTGGTTAGAAAATCTACTGACGACTTTGGCACTGAAGCAATCCTTAATCATCCTagacctttattttattttatttatttatttttttaatagggACCTCGAAATCAGGGATCAAATACAAAGGAGAAATTGACGTTCCAAACCTTTCTGATGAAAATGATAAGGAGGACCTTGATGTAAGTTATTCTAGTGCCTAAAATACTTTATCTCTGTATTATACATTAATATTGTTAGTTTCTCACAGAGAAGCGCATCATCAGATTACATTGTGCGCATACATGCAAGTGTGTGTACGTTTGTGTTTGACCATTACACACCCATCTAAATTATTCTCATTGTTCATATCTGTTCATTTGAATAATTGTCACTATTCTTAACTATTTTCTCATAATGTCTCACTGTTTAATAATTGTGGCTTTTGCTTGAAACAGATCAGTGTGTCCCTTTGTAAAGATGAGCTTGACACACCAGTCTTTACTCTGATGAAAACGGAGGGGGCAGAGAAAGTCCGCGAGGCACTCGACAGCTACGTCGAGCTTCTCAAAACAGGTCAACCATTCTCACATCGTTTATGACAGCCTGCTTTGTTAATACTCCAGTAAAGGACTAGCAACCCCTTACCCAGAACTTACTTATTACAAGAGAATCTGCATTACATCAAGTTACAAATGTATGAAAGGGAAACAAGCAAGGTGTGGCATCTTGAAGGCAAGTTTGCTTCCTTTAGTGCGGGATAACAGTACACTGCAGTTGCAGAGAGGAAACACTAGAGGTCATCAGATGAAGCCAAATTTAGTTTTAAATAGTAGATACCTAAATGTCAGGAAGTATGCCGAGAAGAATAAACCAGAAAGTGATTTATAACacattttcttgtttgtttttggggttaATCACCAGTCCCACAAATAACACTGGAActagtattattgttattattattttaaatcaaggtTTGAGTTATTCAGTGTGTGAgatttatactgtgtgtgtgtgcgcgtgcagcTTCATGATTAATTTGTCTCCTCCTTTGCACACAGAGTTCACGCAGGGTATGATCTTACCGACAGCTAATGGTGTGAGcaaagaggcgacctctcagGCAAAAGTCAAGATGGATAAAACCCAGGTGGGCGTGGACATTTGCTGGTGGCACACAGTAATCCTCTAAATTGAGAAAAAGATAGAATTAAACTAAAAGTAATTAACTGATTTTAAGTGATGTGTGTTAATGAGGGGGgcatgatggcttagtggtgagcacgtttgcctcgcacctccgcggttggggggttcaaatcccacctctgccccgTGCgtggactttgcatgttctctccatgccgTGGGGTTTCCtgtgggtactccggttttctcccccagtccaaagacatacattgtaggctgattggcatttccagtttgtccatagtgtgtgaatgtgtgagtgattgtgccctgtaatggtttggcatcctgtccagggtgtcccccaccttgtgcccagagatAGGTTTccttccctgggatagtctctaggctccaccgtgaccctgtgtgggataagcagtatagaagatggatggatggatgtattaaTGAATTGAAAGACTATGGCTTTATCTTTTGGGAGCTTTGATTTATGATGGAATTTGGGATTTTGATGTACAGATTGGCTCAGGTGGCACAGCTCCTCCTCCTTGCACAGGAGTAAAGATCCCCACTTGCAAGTTCTCACTGAAAGACACTTTCCTCACTTCACCAGAGGAGCTCTACAGAGCTTTCCTCAACCAAGAGGTGAGTATAGTCCCATTTCATAACACACAAAGTGCTCTCTtcagtattttctttttataatgATGGTATGAATTCTCTCAAAAGCAgtaatctgtctgtctgtagatGGTGCAGGCATTTACACACACGGCTGCCATGGTTGAGGCAGAGAAGGGAGGCAAGTTCCGCCTTTTGGGTGGAAATGTATACGGAGAGTTCCAGGAGCTGGTGAGAATCTGCTTATTTATATTAGAAGTGCATCTACTGAGTTTTATGTGGGttaaagatgaaaagaaatgtcAGGGTCACTGCTGTGAATTGTTTAGGTTGAATATTGGGGTGACTGCAGTCCACAGTTGTACAATTCAAATATGTCTGCATTTGTAAGCTTCTCCTGCTGTCTGTTCACCCGCACTCTTATGGAGAATCTTCAGCTAGCTAAACATGAGCGCATGAGTTACAAAGCTTCGTATCTACAATAGAAGTAAATCGCTTCATGAAAAATGAACAGTTCTATGGATAGTGAATGAAAATCTCTCTGGGGTTTCCACAGGTTCCTGAGGAGAAAATAGTCATGAAATGGAGGTACAACACGTGGCCAAGCGGTAAGAGATGAAACTTTAACAAGCACCAAAATATGTTCAGCAGTCTGCAGTAGTATGGAGAACAGAGTTCTAaacttaaaaatgtaaaacgttAAATTTGTCAGTAGatccttaaataaatacatataataactgaattagggctgcaactaacaattattttgataatcgattaatctgtcAATTATTTATTCGATTAATGTGATAGTTGGGTTAAAAGGccgatttttattttctgtatttcggGGGGGAAAaacgttatttcacattctgccgatattgtccttcaaacattttgcaaattgaaggctatgaaaaaggtattaaatgaatccatgtgggctatgctatacaCTGTgcaaaggtgttttttttttttttttacatattatattttgaaaacattaaaaacaactgattgtccacaagctttaaagcagaagttaaatcactatattaaaaatgctaaaaaaaagaaaaactgtgttaactggtaagaagttgaatgttctgcagtaacacacacacacattcactcatctgaacacagtaacgtTACTTTATTCCGTAAATGTGATGACACTTAcgtttatatacaattacatgttctAACCCCATTCAGTTGCTGCTCTCAAACACAACAACTTTTGTTTCTAGATATAGCTAAACATATTTGATCTTATTTTcgccctaatttctccatctggggattaataaagtattatctcatcaaaatgaatgttttagtcagagttatttCACTTCTTTTCTATTGCGTGCTGTTTGATTGACACGCATGCATGGACTCGCGCTCATTCggtgaagtttaatggagactcgcTCGCTCGCCGTCAGGACAAatctttatgtaaaatgtatcCGCAGCATCCGAcacgacaagccacgttaatacacttgcGAGTTTGTTTGAAGACCTTAATGTAGAACACTCATGTTTTGGACGACCTGGATCATGAACTTTTcccgcagcagctcactctgtgacctccacTGTTTCTCAgatatgttttattcatagactGGGTttatccacagtgacatcacagacCGAACCATGGGTATGTTTATGATGACGGTCATTGTcgaatattttaattatcgattagttgttgcagccctaatctGAATAAGTAACAGCACTTTTATCATTTACTTaatgatttcttgaggaatttatTGATGTATATACTGATAGATTTACTGAAAGATACTTCCACACTAAGAGAGACGACAGCAGCTGGCCTTGCCTATTTTGGGGCTGTTATCCAAAATTTTGAATTTGTTGAAGAAAAAGCAATGGATAATTTTATCCAGATCCAATTTGTTCATTAGGTCTTATGTAGAAAAAGTtgatttacatatttttatatcCTTTTGTATCCTTGCCAATCTAGCTTCTACTTTTATGATCGGGCTTCAACGAGGGAAATCCAAATTCCTTacttaaacattatttttaagTTGGTCTgcttattatataaaaaaatatttattcatggtATTTGTGACATGCCTAAATACAAAAAAGGGCtaagcccaaaatggcaaatattaagcttttattgatcttaacaacaaatcattggtcagaatATTAGCAAGAGTTAAACAACTAGATAAAGTAATTTAGTGTAGGGCAGATTTTCccttttgatttctttaaatgctttatttttttattttgtacacagACATGTTCATTTGAATCTTACATCAAACATTCGAATAACtatcatgattttatttttgtgtacaAGAAGATTAGATAAGTGAATTTCTAGCTGTTCCCCCAGTTCAGTGCAGCGAAAATAAACGAGCAAATGGTGGCACACGAGGTCTCAGGGGTGCATTTGTTTCATTCTTGATGCTTTTTTTGACCACTAATTTGCtattaagaccattaaaagcttttgcccaggagtgtaggGGGCTTAACATAACACAAAAATTTAGTGTTTGCTTCGGTTATGATTAAAGTTCGAGTTGAATCTCCTTCGTTTGCTTCATTTTACTTTGCTTTGTCTTGTGTGTCCATGTCTGCGCTGGACTGTAGAGCACTATGCGACAGTGACGCTGACCTTCATAGACAAGGGCAATGAGACGGAGCTGAAGATCGAGTGTCGAGCCGTGCCAGAGAGTGAGGAGGACCGCACGCGAGAAGGTTGGCAGAGGTACTATTGCCAGGCCATCAAACAGACATTTGGCTTTGGTGCACGACTCTGCTGAGCTCCAACTTCAACCATCACCTTATTTTGgctgacttttatttttttttttcttccatatgTACAAATGAGCACCTGGAATGTGACTCTACTGAAAAACAGACTTAACATTGCACCATGTTCTACCGTTCTGGTTTTGgtttctgtgtttaaaaaaaacaaaaaaaaaaaaaccccaaaaatcagaaaagaaaatgaatagatACTACGCTTGACATGGAGTATGAAAGGGGGAGATCCGAGTCATTCTTTTCACGTATCATCTGCGTAGGTGTGTAAGAATGGTTTTGTTTGTAGCGCAATAAGATCTACATTTGGCACGCTCACCTCCTGACCTTGTCTGGACAGGGGCAGATTTGACTAGTGCCTTCTTTGAATTGAGAGTTTAATTTAAGGATTCGTGGCAATGACTTGTCATTTAGGACTGATAAAAGCAGAATAAAGTCAAACCACTAAAGTAGTCTGGTTTGTTCTGATTGGATATGAACATTTTTAATCCAATTCAAAAAGCTTTTTTATAGATGTTTATCAACATATACGGTATTATAAACGTGATACTTGCTGAAACATTTATTCCCAGAAAAGGACCCAGACTTGAAACAAATCCTGTCTTGTATGTTCAGCAGATTAGATACTAGAATTTGTGTTGAATGTGCAAGTGGGCATTTATTCCCCCCCACGACTgcttttatattcatttaaataatgtattaatttcCCCAGAAGATTTTGTCTGTTTTATGTATCATGTCATGCAAATGAGCAGCTATCCTCAAGACACCATGCAGAAGATAAATATAGAAAGAAATATGAACTCATTTCATAACAAAAAGTCTCGTGTTAAATAAGGAAATGCTCTAGGGTTATAGaaatctgattttatttattttacctcagCATCACAACTTGGAAACGGGTGAAACTGTTTCATTCactttttcttaaaataaattacattttcatCATCCTCGTACTTTGCTAATGCTCAGTGGTGTTTTTCCTCAGGTTGTATTTGTGAAATATAAAGTAAGAGCAGAAAATGTCTTTCAAAAGTCATGGAACATCCACAGAACATCTTTACTGAAAACCTTAAAACATTACATAGTGTTGGAGCTATAAAAAATATCCACGTGTATTCTCACAAAGCCCTTTTTTTCTGGATTACATCAACAGTAAATGAAAGGTGGTCAAGGAACAGTACTGTGCTTTGATAGCACTGCTATTTCATTAGCTCTTTAACATATTAGTCACAGGTTCAACAACAGTTATGAATCCAacagaggaaaaggaaaaaaaaaaaagtagcagtAGTGCtcagaatagaaaaaaaatctccctcatagaaaaaacacaaagtaaTTTTCCTGAATTTAAAACTTACTAAAGTCATGAACAAGATAT
Proteins encoded:
- the ahsa1b gene encoding activator of 90 kDa heat shock protein ATPase homolog 1b, with the translated sequence MAKWGEGDPRWIVEERADATNVNNWHWTERDATNWSSEKLKDLLVGLQVENDDGKCEITELSKVEGEASINNRKGKLIFFYEWNLKAKWKGTSKSGIKYKGEIDVPNLSDENDKEDLDISVSLCKDELDTPVFTLMKTEGAEKVREALDSYVELLKTEFTQGMILPTANGVSKEATSQAKVKMDKTQIGSGGTAPPPCTGVKIPTCKFSLKDTFLTSPEELYRAFLNQEMVQAFTHTAAMVEAEKGGKFRLLGGNVYGEFQELVPEEKIVMKWRYNTWPSEHYATVTLTFIDKGNETELKIECRAVPESEEDRTREGWQRYYCQAIKQTFGFGARLC